Genomic DNA from Shewanella woodyi ATCC 51908:
TCAGTTCCAGGGATCATCAGATCGTTGCCATCGGCACCGATTAGACAGATCGCAGGACGCATCTCTTTACCCGCACTTGGGCGTTGACCCACTTCCATTACCACGATAGAAGATAGACCAGTTAGCTCATCTGTTTGACGTGTCATAGTGACACCTTCAATCATATCAACGAACTTGATACTACCTGCTACTTCAGAAACGATTGGGTGAGTATGCGGATCCCAGTTAGCGATAATTTCGCCAGCTGCAACAGCATCATCTTCCAACTTCTCAAGTACAGTACCGTAAGGAACCTTATAACGCTCTTTCTCACGACCAAGCTCATCGATAATCGCAAGCTCTGAAGAACGAGAAACGATAACCAACTTGCCTACGCTGTTTGTAACGTACTTAGCATTGTGCAGCTTAAGAGTACCAAGGTTCTTAACTTGAACATTGTTCTCAGCTGACGCTCGAGATGCAGCACCACCAATGTGGAAGGTACGCATCGTAAGCTGTGTACCAGGCTCACCAATTGACTGAGCAGCAACAACACCAATAGCTTCACCTTGGTTGATGATATGGCCACGAGCCAAGTCACGACCGTAACAGGCAGCACACACACCGAAGTCTGTATCACAGCTAATTACTGAGCGAACGATCATCTCATCGATAGAGTTCTCTTCGACGATGTCACACCATGCTTCGTCAAGCAGTGTATTGCGTGGCACAAGTACTTCTTCAGTACCAGGCTTAAGTACATCTTGAGCAACAACACGACCAAGAACGCGTTCACGTAACGGCTCAACAACATCACCACCTTCAATAAGTGGTTTCATTGTCAGACCTTCGAACGTGCCACAATCTTCTTCGATGACAACTAAATCTTGTGCAACGTCTACTAAACGACGAGTTAGGTAACCAGAGTTAGCCGTCTTAAGTGCCGTATCCGCTAGACCCTTACGAGCACCGTGAGTAGAGATAAAGTATTGAGATACGTTCAGACCTTCACGGAAGTTAGCTGTGATCGGAGTCTCGATGATAGAGCCATCCGGCTTAGCCATCAGACCACGCATACCCGCCAACTGACGAATCTGTGCAGCACTACCACGAGCGCCCGAGTCAGCCATCATATAGATGCTGTTAAACGACTCTTGCTCTTCCTCTTCACCATCACGGTTAATCACTGTCTCTGAAGACAGGTTAGCCATCATCGCTTTAGAAACTTTCTCGTTCGCACTTGCCCAGATATCGATGACCTTGTTGTAACGCTCACCAGCTGTTACTAGACCTGATTGGAACTGCTCTTGAATTTCAAGAACTTCCGCTTCAGCGTCAGCAACTAGCGTGTACTTCTCATCTGGAATAACCATATCGTTGATACCTACAGAGGCACCCGACACAGTTGCATAGTGGAAACCGGCATACATCAATTGGTCAGCAAAGATAACAGTATCTTTAAGACCTAGTTGACGATAACAAGTGTTCAATAGCTTAGAGATCTGCTTCTTACCCATGTTCTGGTTAACCAGATCATAAGATAGACCTTTCGGCAAAATGCGAGAAAGCAGTGCACGACCAACCGTAGTATCAACGATACGACGTGATTCAGTGCGCTCACCGTTCTCAGCAATTTGAGTCTCTGTTACACGTACTTTAATGCGAGCATGGATAGCAGCAACTTTAGTACGGTAAGCCTTCTCGACTTCGTCGATAGACTCAAACGCCATACCTTCACCTTTACCGTTTACACATTCACGGCTGGTGTAGTACAGACCCAATACAACGTCCTGTGACGGTGTGATAACCGGCTCACCGTTTGCTGGTGATAGGATGTTGTTGGTAGACATCATAAGCGAACGTGCTTCTAGCTGAGCTTCCAGCGTTAGCGGCACGTGAACAGCCATTTGGTCACCATCGAAGTCGGCGTTGTATGCCGCACAAACCAAAGGATGAAGCTGAATTGCTTTACCTTCAATCAATACTGGCTCAAATGCCTGGATACCTAGTCTGTGCAGCGTTGGTGCACGGTTAAGCATCACTGGGTGTTCACGAATCACATCATCTAGAACATCCCAAACTTCAGGAACTTCACGCTCTACCATCTTCTTAGCAGCTTTGATCGTAGTCGCTAAACCACGGCCTTCTAGCTTGCCATAGATGAAAGGCTTAAATAGCTCAAGTGCCATCTTCTTAGGAAGACCACACTGATGTAAGCGAAGTGTTGGACCTACGGTAATTACCGAACGACCAGAGTAATCCACACGCTTACCTAGTAGGTTCTGACGGAAACGACCTTGCTTACCTTTGATCATATCGGCCAAAGATTTAAGCGGACGCTTGTTAGAACCCGTAATAGCACGACCACGACGACCGTTATCTAGCAGGGCATCAACAGACTCTTGCAACATACGCTTTTCGTTACGTACGATGATGTCTGGAGCAGCTAGGTCTAACAGACGCTTTAGACGATTGTTACGGTTGATCACACGACGGTAAAGGTCGTTAAGATCAGAGGTAGCAAAACGTCCGCCGTCTAGTGGTACTAGAGGACGTAGATCTGGTGGCAGAACCGGTAGCACTTTAAGGATCATCCACTCAGGCTTGTTACCTGACTGGAAGAATGCCTCAATAAGCTTAAGACGCTTAGTGATCTTCTTACGACGAGTCTCAGAGTTAATTGATGGCAACTCTTCGCGCATCATATCAATCTCTTTTTCAAGATCGATAGCACGTAGCAATTCTAGAACTGCTTCAGCACCCATCTTAGCTTCAAACTCATCACCGTACTCTTCCAATGCATCCAGATAGTTTTCTTCTGTTAGCATTTGGCCACGTTCAAGACTGGTCATGCCAGGCTCGATTACAACGAAAGATTCGAAGTAAAGTACACGTTCAATATCACGAAGTGTCATGTCTAGCATCAAACCGATACGAGACGGAAGCGACTTCAAGAACCAAATGTGTGCAACTGGGCTAGCGAGATCGATGTGACCCATACGCTCACGACGTACTTTAGTCTGTGTAACTTCAACGCCACACTTTTCACAGATCACACCACGGTGCTTAAGACGTTTATACTTACCGCATAAACATTCGTAATCTTTTACTGGACCAAAAATACGCGCACAGAATAAGCCTTCACGCTCAGGCTTAAAGGTACGGTAGTTAATGGTTTCTGGCTTCTTAACTTCACCAAATGACCAAGAGCGGATTAGATCTGGCGACGCTAGTCCGATCTTAATGCCGTTAAACTCTTCGGTCTTGCTTTGCTGTTTCAGAAACTTTAATAAGTCTTTCACGTTTCTCTCCTGAAGGAGTTAAACCGGGTGCCCTGCTATTGCAAGGCACCAATTTATTGCCAAACTAGTGTGTCACTAGTTTTAGTCTTGATCCAACTCGATATTAATACCGAGTGAACGGATCTCCTTCAACAATACGTTGAAAGACTCTGGCATGCCTGGTTGCATCTGGTGGTTACCGTCGACAATATTCTTATACATATTGGTACGACCGTTAACATCATCAGACTTAACAGTTAGCATCTCTTGAAGCGTATAAGCGGCACCGTATGCTTCTAGTGCCCAAACTTCCATCTCACCGAAACGCTGACCACCAAACTGAGCTTTACCACCCAATGGCTGCTGAGTAACAAGACTGTAAGAACCCGTAGAACGAGCATGCATCTTATCATCAACCAAGTGGTTAAGTTTTAGCATGTACATGTAACCAACAGTTACCTGACGCTCAAACTCATCACCGGTACGACCATCAAACAATTTGCGCTGACCAGTAGTAGGAAGACCAGCTAATGCTAGCATCTCCTTGATCTCTTTCTCTTTCGCGCCATCGAATGCTGGAGTCGCAGTCGGGATACCACCTTTAAGGTTCTTAGCAAGACGAACCACTTCATCATCAGTAAATGAATCGATATCGACGCGCTGCTGCACCTCTTCACCTAACTCATAAACTTCTTTGATGTAGCCACGAAGTTCAGCAAGTTCACGCTGTTCTTCAAGCATTGCAGCGATCTTATCACCGATACCTTTAGCTGCTGCGCCAAGATGCACCTCAAGAACCTGACCGATGTTCATACGCGATGGTACACCAAGTGGGTTCAGTACGATGTCGATTGGGTTACCATTCTCATCGTAAGGCATATCTTCAACAGGGTTAATCTTAGAGATAACACCCTTGTTACCATGACGACCCGCCATCTTATCACCAGGCTGGATTGTACGCTTAACTGCTAGGTAAACCTTAACAATCTTAAGTACGCCAGGTGCTAAGTCATCACCTTGAGTGATCTTGCGACGCTTAACTTCAAACTTCTTATCGAAGTCAGCTTTAAGCTCGTCATGCTGCTCAGCAAGCTGCTCTAGTTCAGTCTGCTTACCTTCGTCATCAATGCTTTGAGAAAGCAGTTGTGAACGTGGAATAGCATCCAATTGAGCTTCGTTGAAGCCAGCACTCAGTAGAAGGTTACGTGCACGTCCATAAACACCCTCTTCGAGGATCTGGAACTCTTCAGTCAAGTCTTTCTTAGCTTGACGAACATGCATCTCTTCAATTTCAACAGCACGCTTATCTTTCTCAACGCCGTCACGGGTAAATACCTGAACGTCAATGATAGTACCTTTAACAGAGTTAGGTACGCGTAGAGAGCTGTCTTTAACATCAGAGGCCTTCTCACCGAAGATAGCACGGAGAAGCTTCTCTTCTGGAGTCAGCTGAGTTTCACCCTTAGGTGTCACCTTACCAACCAGAATGTCGCCACCCTTAACTTCAGCACCGATATAAACGATACCTGATTCATCTAGCTTAGAAAGCGCAGATTCACCAACGTTTGGAATATCAGCTGTGATCTCTTCACTACCCAACTTAGTATCACGAGCGATACATGAAAGCTCTTGAATGTGGATAGTGGTGAAACGATCTTCTTGAGCTACACGCTCAGAAATAAGGATCGAATCCTCAAAGTTGTAACCGTTCCAAGGCATGAACGCGATACGCATGTTCTGACCAAGAGCCAAATCACCCAAATCGGTAGATGGACCATCAGCAAGAACGTCACCAGTCACAACTGGATCGCCCATCGCACAACAAGGACGTTGGTTAATACAGGTGTTCTGGTTAGAACGCGTGTACTTAGTCAAGTTGTAGATATCGATACCAGCTTCGCCTGGACGTAGCTCAGATTCGTTAACCTTAACAACGATACGACTTGCATCAACATAGTCGATGTAACCGCCACGCTTAGCAACGACAACAACACCAGAATCAACAGCAAGTGTACGCTCAATACCTGTACCTACTAGTGGCTTATCAGCCTTTAGTGTTGGTACAGCCTGACGTTGCATGTTCGCACCCATCAAGGCGCGGTTAGCATCATCGTGTTCTAGGAACGGAATAAGTGATGCTGCAACTGAAATGATCTGCTGTGGCGATACATCCATATATTGGATATCTGCAGCACCCATAAAGGTTGAATCACCTTTATGACGACAAGCGATAAGCTCATCCATCATGCGGCCATTTTCGTCTAAGTCGACGATAGCCTGTGCAATAACGTAACGGCCCTCTTCGATTGCTGATAGGTAATCGACCTGATCAGTAACCACACCATCAATAACCTTACGGTAAGGTGTTTCAAGGAAACCATAAGAGTTAGTACGCGCAAAACTTGCTAACGAGTTAATTAGACCAATGTTTGGACCTTCAGGGGTCTCAATTGGACATAAACGACCGTAGTGAGTTGGGTGTACATCTCGAACTTCAAAACCAGCACGTTCACGGGTCAAACCACCTGGACCAAGAGCCGAAATACGGCGCTTATGTGTCACTTCTGAAAGTGGGTTGTTCTGATCCATAAACTGAGACAGCTGAGAAGAACCGAAGAACTCTTTAACTGCTGCAGAGATTGGCTTAGCGTTGATAAGATCTTGTGGCATTAGCTCATTAAGATCACCAAGGCTTAAACGCTCACGTACGGCACGTTCTACACGAACTAGACCAACACGGAACTGGTTTTCAGCCATTTCACCAACACTACGGATACGACGGTTACCCAAGTGATCGATATCATCAACTTCATCATTACCATTACGGATAGTGATGATGTTCTTCATTACAGCAACGATATCTTCTTTAGATAGAATGCCAGTACCTTCGTCATCATCGATACCGAGACGACGGTTGAACTTCATACGACCTACTTTAGATAGATCATAACGCTCTTCACTGAAGAACAAGTTCTGGAATAACGCTTCTGCAGCATCTTTGGTTGGTGGCTCGCCAGGACGCATCATACGGTAGATCTCAACCAACGCTTCAAGGCGGTTAGTTGTAGAATCAATACGCAATGTATCTGACATATAAGCACCATTATCAAGCTCGTTGATATACAGTGTGCTTATCTCTTTGATACCAGCCAAAGAAAGCTTAGCAAGATCTTCAAGTGTCATCTCTGCGTTAGCAGAAACCAATACTTCGCCAGTATCAGGATCAATATAGTCTTGACCTGAAATCTTACCAACGATGTAATCTACTGGCACTTCAAGCTCAGTGGTATTGCTCTTCTCAAGTTGACGAATATGACGTGCAGTAATACGACGTCCTTTCTCAACGATGATAGTACCTTCAACATCTTTAATGTCGTAGCTGGCAGTTTCACCACGTAGGCGCTCTGCAACAAGGTCCATCACTAATGAATCTTTCTTGATCTTAAAGTTAACGCGATCGAAGAACAGATCCAAAATATCCTGAGTAGAGTAGTCTAGTGCACGTAGGATGATTGAAGCCGCAAGTTTACGACGACGGTCAATACGTACAAATAGTGCATCTTTAGGATCGAATTCGAAATCTAACCAAGAACCACGGTAAGGAATAATACGTGCGTTATAAAGCACCTTACCTGAAGAGTGGGTCTTGCCGCGGTCATGATCAAAGAATACACCAGGTGAACGGTGTAGCTGAGAAACGATAACACGCTCAGTACCATTGATAACAAAGGTACCGTTTTCAGTCATCAGAGGGATATCCCCCATGTAGACTTCTTGCTCTTTAATGTCTTTGACTGTGCCAGGTGCTGCTTCACGGTCATACAGAACCATACGCAATTTAACGCGCAATGGTGCAGAGTAAGTTACGCCGCGGATTTGACACTCTTTCACATCAAAAACAGGTTCGCCTAGCTTATAGCTAACGTACTGTAATTCTGAGTTACCAGAAAAACTTTTGATGGGAAAAACGCTACGGAAAGCGGCTTCAAAACCACGCTCACCTGTAGGATCTTGATCGGTGAACTTTTTAAATGAGTCCAACTGTATAGACAAAAGATAAGGAATATCCAAAACCTGTGGACGTTTACCAAAATCTTTGCGAATACGCTTCTTTTCAGAATAGGAGTAAACCATGGGTTTCCTCTGATTGCGAGATGTGACCAAGACTGAACCAACCTAAATGTTGAGACAGCACGTTTGCCCATCACCGTTGATGGCAAGAACCTAACCAGTAATCTCTGCTAGGAACTGCAAAATCTGGCGATAAACGGTGAATAAAAAATCGCCTGCGCATACAGCGCAAAAAAGGCCGACGGTTAAAAAACCGCCAGCCCTCGCCTGATTGCTCAGGCTAGTAAGTTAAAATTTAACTTACTTGATTTCTACTTCAGCACCAGCTGCTTCTAGCTCAGCTTTAAGAGCTTCAGCTTCAGCTTTCTCTAGGCCTTCTTTAACTGCTACTGGAGCAGATTCAGCCATAGCTTTAGCTTCTTTCAGGCCAAGACCTGTAGCGCCACGAAGTGCTTTAATTACTGCAACTTTGTTTGCACCGAATGAAGTCATCATAACGTCAAATTCAGTTTGCTCAGCAGCAGCAGCACCGCCTTCAGCACCGCCAGCAACAACAGCAGCTGCAGCAGATACGCCGAACTTCTCTTCCATTGCTTCGATTAGTTCAACAACTTCCATTACAGACATTTCTGCAAAGGCTTCTAAGATTTGGTCTTTAGTGATAGACATAACAAAAAATTCCTAATGTTCTGAATTTAGGCAGCAAGTTTAAACTTAAGCTGCTTCTTCTTTTTGATCGCGAAGTGCGGCCAGTAGACGTACAAATTTGCCAGCAGATGCTTCTTTCATAGTCATCATCAACTGAGCTAATGCTTCGTCGTACGTTGGCAATTTCGCTAAACGATCAATATCGGCTGCAGGGATTACTTCCCCTTCAAAGGCTGCTGCTTTAATTTCAAACTTCTCTTGTGCAGTTGCGAAATCTTTAAGAAGACGCGCTGCAGCACCTGGGTGCTCATTAGAGAATGCAATTAAAGTAGGACCAGTAAACGTATCGCTTAAGCACTCAAAATCAGTACCAGCTACAGCGCGTTTAACTAGAGTGTTACGAACAACTTTAACGTAAACTCCGGCTTCACGAGCTGCTCTACGCAGTCCGGTCATTTCACCTACAGTTACACCGCGTGAATCGGCTACAACTGCAGATAAAGCACCTTTGGCAGCTTCGTTGACTTCAGCAACAATCGCTTTTTTGTCTTCGAGTCCTAATGCCATTGGCTTTACTCCTGGATTCTATCTAGGGAATTCCCTAGCAATTACCATGCTAAACACCTAAATGTTTAGCGACTTACGGTGCTTATCCAGTAGAAAAAATCTTTCTGGGGTCCGACACCGTCTACGTAGGAGATTAAGTTAACCTTTAGGTAACACCTACGGTCTTGGACGGAAGCCTACTTTCATCACTCAGTGACGAAATAGGCCCCAACCCACAAAGTGCGCGCATTATAATTTAATACGCCCGCTTTGTAAAATTTATAGCGCTTTAGCCAGAGTAGCCTGGTCAACCGCAACACCTGCACCCATAGTGGTAGAGATGCTTACTTTCTTAAGGAAAACACCTTTAGCTGAAGCTGGCTTAGCCTTCACAAGAGCACCGA
This window encodes:
- the rpoC gene encoding DNA-directed RNA polymerase subunit beta'; protein product: MKDLLKFLKQQSKTEEFNGIKIGLASPDLIRSWSFGEVKKPETINYRTFKPEREGLFCARIFGPVKDYECLCGKYKRLKHRGVICEKCGVEVTQTKVRRERMGHIDLASPVAHIWFLKSLPSRIGLMLDMTLRDIERVLYFESFVVIEPGMTSLERGQMLTEENYLDALEEYGDEFEAKMGAEAVLELLRAIDLEKEIDMMREELPSINSETRRKKITKRLKLIEAFFQSGNKPEWMILKVLPVLPPDLRPLVPLDGGRFATSDLNDLYRRVINRNNRLKRLLDLAAPDIIVRNEKRMLQESVDALLDNGRRGRAITGSNKRPLKSLADMIKGKQGRFRQNLLGKRVDYSGRSVITVGPTLRLHQCGLPKKMALELFKPFIYGKLEGRGLATTIKAAKKMVEREVPEVWDVLDDVIREHPVMLNRAPTLHRLGIQAFEPVLIEGKAIQLHPLVCAAYNADFDGDQMAVHVPLTLEAQLEARSLMMSTNNILSPANGEPVITPSQDVVLGLYYTSRECVNGKGEGMAFESIDEVEKAYRTKVAAIHARIKVRVTETQIAENGERTESRRIVDTTVGRALLSRILPKGLSYDLVNQNMGKKQISKLLNTCYRQLGLKDTVIFADQLMYAGFHYATVSGASVGINDMVIPDEKYTLVADAEAEVLEIQEQFQSGLVTAGERYNKVIDIWASANEKVSKAMMANLSSETVINRDGEEEEQESFNSIYMMADSGARGSAAQIRQLAGMRGLMAKPDGSIIETPITANFREGLNVSQYFISTHGARKGLADTALKTANSGYLTRRLVDVAQDLVVIEEDCGTFEGLTMKPLIEGGDVVEPLRERVLGRVVAQDVLKPGTEEVLVPRNTLLDEAWCDIVEENSIDEMIVRSVISCDTDFGVCAACYGRDLARGHIINQGEAIGVVAAQSIGEPGTQLTMRTFHIGGAASRASAENNVQVKNLGTLKLHNAKYVTNSVGKLVIVSRSSELAIIDELGREKERYKVPYGTVLEKLEDDAVAAGEIIANWDPHTHPIVSEVAGSIKFVDMIEGVTMTRQTDELTGLSSIVVMEVGQRPSAGKEMRPAICLIGADGNDLMIPGTEVPAQYFLPGNAIVAQDDNAPINVGDALARIPQESSKTRDITGGLPRVADLFEARKPKEPAILAEHSGTISFGKETKGKRRLVITPADGGDHYEEMIPKWRNLNVFEGEKVERGEVIADGAEAAHDILRLRGIHKVANYIVNEVQDVYRLQGVKINDKHIEVIIRQMLRKCEITNAGDSEFLAGEQAEVSRVKIANRELEAQGKQPATFERELLGITKASLATESFISAASFQETTRVLTEAAVGGKSDKLRGLKENVIVGRLIPAGTGYSYHQKRNAETATGTDTEAAPVISASEAEQNLADLLNLAGSSD
- the rplJ gene encoding 50S ribosomal protein L10, whose amino-acid sequence is MALGLEDKKAIVAEVNEAAKGALSAVVADSRGVTVGEMTGLRRAAREAGVYVKVVRNTLVKRAVAGTDFECLSDTFTGPTLIAFSNEHPGAAARLLKDFATAQEKFEIKAAAFEGEVIPAADIDRLAKLPTYDEALAQLMMTMKEASAGKFVRLLAALRDQKEEAA
- the rpoB gene encoding DNA-directed RNA polymerase subunit beta — its product is MVYSYSEKKRIRKDFGKRPQVLDIPYLLSIQLDSFKKFTDQDPTGERGFEAAFRSVFPIKSFSGNSELQYVSYKLGEPVFDVKECQIRGVTYSAPLRVKLRMVLYDREAAPGTVKDIKEQEVYMGDIPLMTENGTFVINGTERVIVSQLHRSPGVFFDHDRGKTHSSGKVLYNARIIPYRGSWLDFEFDPKDALFVRIDRRRKLAASIILRALDYSTQDILDLFFDRVNFKIKKDSLVMDLVAERLRGETASYDIKDVEGTIIVEKGRRITARHIRQLEKSNTTELEVPVDYIVGKISGQDYIDPDTGEVLVSANAEMTLEDLAKLSLAGIKEISTLYINELDNGAYMSDTLRIDSTTNRLEALVEIYRMMRPGEPPTKDAAEALFQNLFFSEERYDLSKVGRMKFNRRLGIDDDEGTGILSKEDIVAVMKNIITIRNGNDEVDDIDHLGNRRIRSVGEMAENQFRVGLVRVERAVRERLSLGDLNELMPQDLINAKPISAAVKEFFGSSQLSQFMDQNNPLSEVTHKRRISALGPGGLTRERAGFEVRDVHPTHYGRLCPIETPEGPNIGLINSLASFARTNSYGFLETPYRKVIDGVVTDQVDYLSAIEEGRYVIAQAIVDLDENGRMMDELIACRHKGDSTFMGAADIQYMDVSPQQIISVAASLIPFLEHDDANRALMGANMQRQAVPTLKADKPLVGTGIERTLAVDSGVVVVAKRGGYIDYVDASRIVVKVNESELRPGEAGIDIYNLTKYTRSNQNTCINQRPCCAMGDPVVTGDVLADGPSTDLGDLALGQNMRIAFMPWNGYNFEDSILISERVAQEDRFTTIHIQELSCIARDTKLGSEEITADIPNVGESALSKLDESGIVYIGAEVKGGDILVGKVTPKGETQLTPEEKLLRAIFGEKASDVKDSSLRVPNSVKGTIIDVQVFTRDGVEKDKRAVEIEEMHVRQAKKDLTEEFQILEEGVYGRARNLLLSAGFNEAQLDAIPRSQLLSQSIDDEGKQTELEQLAEQHDELKADFDKKFEVKRRKITQGDDLAPGVLKIVKVYLAVKRTIQPGDKMAGRHGNKGVISKINPVEDMPYDENGNPIDIVLNPLGVPSRMNIGQVLEVHLGAAAKGIGDKIAAMLEEQRELAELRGYIKEVYELGEEVQQRVDIDSFTDDEVVRLAKNLKGGIPTATPAFDGAKEKEIKEMLALAGLPTTGQRKLFDGRTGDEFERQVTVGYMYMLKLNHLVDDKMHARSTGSYSLVTQQPLGGKAQFGGQRFGEMEVWALEAYGAAYTLQEMLTVKSDDVNGRTNMYKNIVDGNHQMQPGMPESFNVLLKEIRSLGINIELDQD
- the rplL gene encoding 50S ribosomal protein L7/L12, with translation MSITKDQILEAFAEMSVMEVVELIEAMEEKFGVSAAAAVVAGGAEGGAAAAEQTEFDVMMTSFGANKVAVIKALRGATGLGLKEAKAMAESAPVAVKEGLEKAEAEALKAELEAAGAEVEIK